From one Henriciella marina DSM 19595 genomic stretch:
- a CDS encoding alpha/beta fold hydrolase — MDETTRAAKELLEDLRPRSPSAAPGQNLLPPDTRFQAEGEFGTTPLWRAGPQGATTLFIHGWDDTHRVWRHFAMDFIQNGRPVLLMDLPGHGASQLEACNWKTAGQCVHDVTVQHGPVDAIITHSFGGRAAARAIELGAEADYLIMIAPPLSLTGSGFADRQRKKGVSEAVIEEAERLYREELGYEIDGPDMAAALSRFDGKIVVIGSHADEQCPIEPMRALVDALENAHLVEFEGFGHRDLALSPDVLTSVLTSLDY; from the coding sequence ATGGACGAAACCACCCGCGCAGCAAAAGAGCTTCTCGAAGATTTGCGGCCCCGCTCGCCAAGTGCGGCGCCCGGTCAAAATCTTCTCCCACCCGATACCCGGTTCCAGGCCGAGGGCGAGTTCGGGACGACACCGCTCTGGCGCGCTGGACCGCAAGGTGCCACGACACTCTTCATCCATGGCTGGGATGATACGCACCGTGTCTGGCGGCACTTCGCGATGGACTTCATCCAGAATGGCCGCCCCGTCCTTCTCATGGATCTGCCAGGTCATGGCGCGTCACAGCTTGAAGCCTGTAACTGGAAGACGGCCGGCCAGTGCGTACACGATGTTACTGTCCAGCATGGGCCGGTCGATGCGATCATCACGCATTCATTCGGAGGTCGAGCCGCCGCCAGAGCCATCGAACTTGGCGCAGAGGCCGATTACCTGATCATGATCGCCCCGCCCCTCTCCCTGACCGGAAGCGGCTTTGCCGATCGCCAGCGCAAGAAAGGCGTTAGCGAGGCTGTCATCGAAGAGGCAGAACGCCTCTACCGCGAAGAACTGGGCTATGAAATCGACGGTCCTGACATGGCTGCTGCGCTCTCTCGGTTTGACGGCAAGATCGTCGTGATTGGCTCCCACGCAGATGAGCAATGCCCCATCGAGCCAATGCGCGCTCTGGTCGATGCACTGGAAAACGCCCACCTCGTTGAATTCGAAGGCTTCGGGCACCGCGACCTCGCCCTGTCGCCGGACGTTCTCACGTCCGTTCTTACGTCGCTCGACTATTGA
- a CDS encoding anthranilate synthase component II yields the protein MILVIDNYDSFTWNLVHYVEQAGAPTRVIRNDELSVEDALALNPDGVVLSPGPCTPREAGICVDFIKHAENTLPILGVCLGHQAIGDAMGEPVVKAGAILHGKVSTIRTMQTGIFDGLPERFEVVRYHSLAIPKDKLPDTLIANAWTDDGEVMAVHHRSRPLYGVQFHPESIRTEYGHEMVENFVRLTRQA from the coding sequence ATGATCCTCGTCATCGACAATTATGACAGCTTCACCTGGAATCTGGTCCACTATGTCGAACAGGCGGGCGCGCCCACACGGGTCATCCGCAATGACGAGCTGAGCGTTGAGGACGCGCTGGCGCTCAATCCTGATGGTGTTGTCCTCTCGCCCGGCCCTTGCACGCCGCGTGAAGCCGGGATCTGCGTCGATTTCATCAAGCATGCGGAAAACACGCTACCGATACTCGGCGTTTGTCTTGGCCATCAAGCTATCGGCGACGCCATGGGCGAGCCCGTCGTCAAAGCCGGCGCCATCCTGCACGGAAAGGTCTCGACGATCCGAACGATGCAGACCGGAATTTTCGATGGCCTGCCGGAGCGCTTCGAAGTCGTTCGCTACCACTCGCTCGCCATTCCCAAAGACAAGCTGCCAGACACGCTGATTGCCAACGCCTGGACAGATGACGGAGAGGTCATGGCCGTGCATCACCGCAGCCGTCCGCTCTATGGGGTCCAGTTTCACCCCGAATCGATCCGTACCGAATACGGTCATGAGATGGTGGAGAACTTCGTCAGGTTGACGCGTCAGGCCTAG
- the trpE gene encoding anthranilate synthase component I, with product MSRDRLIVRRRIGDIETPVSAMLKLGPDQPGSFLFESIHGGERLGRYSFVGVEPLQWFRILNGQAELSAQSDFSDARAIDADPISALRQFVEMAKAETAEPDLPPMASGAFGYIGYDMIQYVEPVEIKARDDLNVAECVLVIPGVVIVFDHLYQELVLIGRHATGAEADANSRLDRIEALLQNPSPMSPRDQSSDALDFQSNTSKSRYFEMVREAVEYARAGDTFQIVPSQRFSAPFKRQSISLYRALRRLNPSAFMFHMNMGDVRLVGSSPEILVRLRDGRVAIRPIAGTRPRSGDPVEDARRAADLLADEKECSEHLMLLDLGRNDVGRVAAYGSVEVSEQFIVERYSHVMHIVSHVEGNLREGLDAVDALLAGLPAGTVSGAPKIRAMQIIDKLETSRRGIYGGAVGYFGWNGDMDTCIALRTAVLKDGQVHVQAGGGVVLDSDPEYEFAETVHKAGALKRAADLAAIYEFDQ from the coding sequence ATGAGCCGCGACCGGCTGATTGTAAGGCGGCGGATTGGCGATATCGAAACGCCGGTGTCGGCCATGCTGAAGCTCGGCCCGGACCAGCCAGGCTCATTTCTGTTTGAGTCGATCCATGGCGGCGAACGACTCGGCCGGTATTCCTTTGTCGGTGTCGAGCCTCTGCAATGGTTTCGCATCCTGAACGGCCAAGCCGAGCTCTCGGCGCAATCCGATTTCAGCGACGCACGCGCCATTGACGCTGACCCTATCAGCGCCCTTCGCCAGTTCGTCGAGATGGCCAAAGCCGAAACCGCTGAGCCTGATCTGCCGCCAATGGCATCGGGCGCATTTGGCTATATCGGCTACGACATGATCCAGTATGTCGAACCGGTGGAGATCAAAGCACGCGACGATCTCAATGTCGCTGAATGCGTTCTGGTCATTCCGGGTGTCGTGATCGTCTTCGATCACCTCTATCAGGAGCTTGTCCTGATCGGGCGTCATGCAACCGGCGCCGAAGCCGACGCCAATAGCCGTCTCGACCGGATTGAGGCGCTTTTGCAGAACCCCTCCCCCATGTCGCCCCGCGACCAGTCCAGCGATGCGCTCGATTTCCAGTCGAACACCAGCAAGTCGCGTTATTTCGAGATGGTCCGAGAGGCGGTGGAATACGCTCGCGCCGGGGATACCTTCCAGATCGTACCGAGCCAGCGCTTCTCAGCGCCGTTCAAGCGCCAGTCGATCAGTCTTTATCGCGCCCTTAGACGCCTCAACCCGTCGGCCTTCATGTTTCATATGAATATGGGCGATGTGCGTCTGGTTGGCTCCAGCCCGGAAATCCTGGTGCGCCTGCGCGATGGCCGGGTCGCGATCCGCCCGATCGCAGGCACAAGACCCCGGTCCGGCGACCCGGTCGAAGATGCCCGCCGCGCAGCAGACCTGCTCGCCGACGAGAAAGAATGTTCAGAGCACCTCATGCTCCTCGACCTTGGGCGTAATGATGTTGGCCGCGTCGCCGCCTATGGCAGCGTAGAAGTCAGCGAACAATTCATCGTCGAGCGTTATAGCCACGTCATGCACATAGTCAGCCATGTCGAAGGCAATCTGCGCGAAGGCCTCGACGCGGTGGACGCGCTTCTAGCTGGCCTTCCGGCAGGGACAGTCTCCGGCGCCCCCAAAATTCGCGCCATGCAGATCATCGACAAGCTCGAAACATCGCGGCGCGGCATTTACGGCGGCGCGGTCGGCTATTTCGGCTGGAATGGCGACATGGACACCTGCATTGCCCTGCGCACAGCCGTTCTGAAGGACGGCCAGGTCCATGTGCAGGCCGGCGGCGGCGTCGTACTCGACAGCGACCCAGAGTATGAGTTCGCCGAAACCGTCCACAAGGCCGGGGCCCTGAAACGCGCCGCCGACCTCGCGGCCATCTATGAGTTCGACCAATGA
- a CDS encoding peptidylprolyl isomerase, with protein sequence MLTMIRNMLRSKLAGLLFLLIIVAMGAWGVTDVFAGGIGGNLAVAGDTELTESQLDQEVERQLRTAEDDRGRAISKAQAAERGIIDQIFQRELLQTTLVAYADKLGARASTASVLEAIRNDEAFESDTGSFDPVLYRGLLNQSGFTPASFETFLRRDLSINRLRRSVAAALRTPDAMSRLQAAFDGEERKAQWFFISNEDLPEPDPVTDEELTTYYNEQKAALENPQRRRVSLLHLTVDDFVNQSEFTHEELRAYYESVKSREYSAPDTRTWTEFVFETEEAARAQLGRIAGGAAPSTIQGLVSSSERSGLQTSLSNQSLAERLFGQAASPGSIFGPFESGRFYTVARLESITPGASEPFEAVREEIVDVLSREQAIGLYYDSISRLDNLIGTGASLEEIGLEMGTPVLSFAPVDRSATTQTGRQLTVLQQDPAILQRAFELTADSKTSRFGEDENAYILRVDEVIEPFTPDLEDIREDLRAGLEMQRRSTALSEAADAIKRQVESGEMSFAEGAAEYGVELTSPDVFFTRQPSPESGIPPALASGVFSLREEGNVFTAPLRTGDAVALVQLVGIDRSALTTDGTATPDTPELQESIGNDLFNAFVTDIQSDVELKVNEGALASYKARVNPDT encoded by the coding sequence ATGCTGACCATGATCCGGAACATGCTCCGCTCCAAACTGGCGGGGCTTCTTTTTCTGCTTATCATCGTGGCGATGGGTGCCTGGGGCGTGACCGACGTCTTTGCAGGCGGCATCGGCGGCAACCTTGCCGTAGCAGGCGATACCGAACTCACCGAGAGCCAGCTGGATCAGGAAGTTGAGCGCCAGCTACGCACCGCTGAAGACGATCGTGGGCGCGCCATCAGCAAGGCCCAGGCCGCAGAGCGGGGGATAATCGACCAGATTTTTCAGCGCGAGCTACTTCAGACGACACTTGTTGCGTATGCCGACAAACTCGGCGCTCGCGCTAGCACTGCATCGGTTCTCGAAGCGATCAGAAACGATGAGGCCTTCGAATCCGATACAGGCAGTTTCGATCCTGTTCTGTATCGTGGCCTTCTGAACCAGTCCGGTTTCACGCCTGCGAGTTTTGAAACCTTCCTGCGCCGTGATCTCTCTATCAATCGTCTGCGCCGCTCGGTGGCGGCGGCCTTGCGCACGCCGGATGCGATGTCCCGCCTGCAGGCGGCCTTTGATGGCGAGGAACGCAAAGCGCAGTGGTTCTTCATATCGAATGAGGATCTGCCTGAGCCTGATCCCGTCACGGACGAGGAGCTGACGACCTACTACAACGAACAGAAGGCGGCGCTCGAGAACCCGCAACGCCGCCGTGTCAGCCTGCTTCATCTGACGGTCGATGATTTCGTCAACCAGTCGGAATTCACCCACGAAGAGCTTCGCGCCTATTATGAGTCCGTGAAGTCACGAGAATATTCCGCGCCTGACACGCGGACGTGGACGGAATTTGTGTTTGAGACAGAAGAGGCCGCCCGCGCCCAGCTGGGCCGCATTGCTGGCGGCGCCGCACCCTCGACCATTCAAGGTCTCGTCAGTTCATCTGAACGCTCAGGCCTTCAGACATCGCTTTCCAATCAATCCCTTGCAGAACGCCTGTTTGGACAGGCGGCGTCCCCCGGAAGCATTTTTGGTCCGTTCGAATCTGGTCGCTTCTATACCGTCGCCCGTCTGGAATCGATTACGCCGGGCGCCAGCGAGCCATTCGAAGCTGTCCGTGAAGAGATCGTGGACGTGCTGTCGCGCGAGCAGGCGATTGGGCTCTATTACGACTCGATTTCGCGCCTCGATAATCTCATCGGCACAGGCGCGAGCCTAGAAGAGATCGGCCTCGAAATGGGCACCCCTGTCTTGAGTTTTGCGCCCGTGGACCGGTCCGCCACGACGCAGACCGGCAGGCAGCTCACTGTGCTGCAGCAGGATCCGGCGATCCTGCAGCGCGCATTCGAGCTGACGGCCGACAGCAAGACATCGCGCTTTGGCGAGGACGAAAACGCCTACATCCTGCGTGTCGACGAAGTGATTGAGCCCTTTACGCCCGACCTTGAAGATATTCGGGAAGATCTCCGCGCGGGTCTTGAAATGCAGCGTCGCTCCACTGCTCTTTCGGAGGCTGCTGACGCCATCAAGAGGCAGGTCGAAAGCGGGGAGATGAGCTTTGCTGAAGGCGCGGCTGAGTATGGTGTCGAACTGACCTCACCCGACGTCTTCTTTACCCGTCAGCCATCGCCCGAAAGCGGTATTCCGCCGGCACTCGCAAGCGGCGTCTTCTCGCTTCGTGAGGAAGGTAACGTCTTTACCGCGCCCCTTCGGACCGGTGATGCTGTCGCGCTTGTTCAACTTGTTGGGATCGACCGGTCCGCCCTGACTACCGACGGCACGGCGACGCCAGATACCCCAGAGCTGCAGGAATCGATCGGGAATGATCTCTTCAACGCCTTTGTGACCGACATTCAGAGCGACGTCGAACTCAAGGTGAATGAGGGTGCCCTCGCCTCCTACAAGGCCCGGGTAAACCCCGACACATGA
- the tpiA gene encoding triose-phosphate isomerase gives MESGMVRPLIAGNWKMNGLSQSCDTIASIASGLATYDDVADCLICPPATLLSKVVEAASGSRLKTGAQDCHASSSGAHTGDIAAEMIADIGGEYVIIGHSERRADHGETSEMVAAKAEAAFRAGLTPIICIGETLEEREAGRTIEVVSSQLAGSIPASAFGKSFVVAYEPVWAIGTGKVASTGQVEEVHDKIREILGERFPGQADETPILYGGSMKPGNAAELLAVENVDGGLIGGASLKAEDFLAIYAACVTQK, from the coding sequence ATGGAGAGCGGCATGGTCAGGCCCTTGATTGCTGGGAACTGGAAAATGAACGGCTTGTCGCAGTCGTGCGATACGATTGCCTCTATCGCCAGCGGCCTGGCCACATATGACGATGTTGCCGATTGCCTTATCTGTCCGCCTGCGACGCTGCTATCCAAAGTGGTCGAGGCGGCAAGTGGATCGCGCCTGAAGACGGGTGCGCAGGATTGCCATGCATCATCTTCCGGCGCGCACACGGGCGATATCGCAGCCGAAATGATCGCAGACATTGGCGGGGAGTACGTCATCATCGGTCATTCGGAACGCCGCGCTGATCATGGCGAGACCAGCGAGATGGTTGCGGCAAAAGCCGAGGCGGCATTCCGGGCCGGGCTTACCCCAATTATATGTATAGGCGAGACCCTTGAAGAGCGCGAGGCGGGCCGCACGATCGAAGTGGTGTCTTCGCAGCTGGCTGGCTCTATTCCGGCAAGTGCCTTTGGGAAGTCCTTTGTGGTCGCCTACGAACCTGTCTGGGCCATCGGGACGGGGAAGGTGGCTTCGACCGGGCAGGTTGAAGAAGTACACGACAAGATTCGCGAAATACTGGGCGAGCGTTTTCCAGGCCAGGCAGATGAGACACCCATCCTCTATGGCGGCTCCATGAAACCCGGCAATGCAGCTGAGCTTCTCGCTGTTGAAAATGTCGATGGCGGACTGATTGGTGGCGCGAGCTTGAAAGCGGAAGACTTTCTGGCCATCTACGCTGCCTGTGTCACCCAAAAGTGA
- the secG gene encoding preprotein translocase subunit SecG — MTVILVIHILASLVLVGVVLMQRSEGGALGVGGGGGGGGGGGLMSGRGAAGALVRTTMIFGAIFFITSLVLTTITTRSLSDNRTDVERALDEEFGGSTGNTPFDPTDPTAPLLDEEPATTAIPMDDTLDLPDTTAPEDTSDPLAADVPPDAASDEDASDTADEQPQP, encoded by the coding sequence ATGACCGTAATTCTCGTCATCCACATCCTGGCCAGCCTCGTGCTGGTTGGCGTCGTGCTAATGCAGCGCTCTGAAGGCGGAGCTCTGGGCGTTGGCGGCGGCGGCGGTGGCGGCGGAGGCGGCGGTCTGATGTCGGGCCGGGGCGCCGCTGGCGCGCTGGTTCGCACCACGATGATATTCGGGGCGATCTTCTTTATCACGAGCCTTGTCCTGACCACGATCACGACGCGTAGCCTCAGCGATAACCGCACCGATGTTGAGCGCGCGCTGGATGAAGAATTTGGCGGCAGCACCGGTAATACGCCGTTCGACCCGACAGATCCGACAGCACCTCTGCTCGACGAAGAGCCGGCAACGACGGCGATCCCTATGGACGATACGCTGGACCTGCCAGACACTACGGCACCGGAAGATACGTCCGACCCACTGGCTGCTGATGTGCCGCCAGACGCTGCCTCAGACGAGGACGCGAGCGATACGGCAGACGAGCAACCGCAGCCTTAA
- a CDS encoding CTP synthase has product MIRYIFITGGVVSSLGKGIASAAMGALLQARGYKVRLRKLDPYLNVDPGTMSPRQHGEVFVTDDGAETDLDLGHYERFTGVSARQSDNITTGRIYQSIIEKERRGDFLGATIQVIPHVTDAIKDFILSDPGEDVDFVLCEIGGTVGDIEGLPFFEAIRQLGQELGPERTCFIHLTLLPYIPAAGEMKTKPTQHSVKELRSIGIQPQILLCRCDRPIPETEKGKIASFCNVRPSSVIEARDVGHIYDVPSAYHAEGLDTEVLWHFRINDAPLPDLSRWNGIADTIHNPDGEVCIGLVGKYTDVPDAYKSVSEALVHGGLANKVRVQVRMIDSEQFDDEHHPLDILEGVHGVLLPGGFGERGAHGKMRAAGFAREKKIPCFGICYGMQLSVVEAARQLADIKAASTTEFGPTDEPVVGLIEEWTKDNEKIVRDENTDKGGTMRLGAYPALLEPGSKVAEIYGTTEISERHRHRYEVNRAYIDRMRAEGVRFSGMSPDGLLPEIIELDDHPWFIGVQFHPELKSRPFEPHPLFASFIKAAKVQSRLV; this is encoded by the coding sequence ATGATCCGCTATATTTTCATTACAGGCGGCGTGGTTTCCTCGCTGGGTAAGGGCATTGCGTCGGCCGCCATGGGCGCGCTTCTTCAGGCGCGCGGCTATAAGGTCAGGCTGCGCAAGCTCGATCCTTATCTGAACGTCGACCCCGGCACGATGTCGCCGCGCCAGCATGGCGAAGTCTTCGTTACGGATGATGGCGCCGAAACCGATCTCGACCTTGGTCATTATGAGCGGTTTACCGGCGTCTCCGCGCGCCAGTCCGACAACATCACGACCGGCCGCATCTATCAGTCCATCATCGAGAAGGAACGCCGCGGCGATTTCCTCGGCGCGACGATACAGGTCATTCCGCATGTAACCGATGCCATCAAGGATTTCATCCTGTCTGATCCGGGTGAGGATGTGGATTTCGTCCTTTGCGAGATTGGCGGCACGGTCGGCGACATCGAGGGGCTTCCGTTCTTCGAGGCCATTCGCCAGCTTGGGCAAGAGCTTGGACCCGAACGGACCTGCTTCATCCATCTGACGCTATTGCCTTACATTCCTGCGGCAGGCGAGATGAAGACCAAGCCGACCCAGCACTCGGTCAAGGAATTGCGCTCGATCGGTATCCAGCCGCAGATCCTGCTCTGTCGCTGTGACAGGCCAATCCCGGAGACCGAGAAGGGCAAGATTGCAAGCTTCTGTAATGTGCGCCCGTCCAGCGTCATCGAGGCGCGCGATGTTGGCCATATCTATGATGTTCCGTCTGCCTATCACGCAGAGGGTCTGGACACCGAAGTGCTCTGGCATTTCCGCATAAATGACGCGCCGCTGCCAGATCTGTCGCGCTGGAACGGAATCGCAGACACGATCCACAATCCAGATGGCGAGGTCTGTATCGGTCTTGTTGGCAAGTATACCGACGTGCCGGACGCCTATAAGTCGGTGTCCGAAGCGCTGGTGCATGGCGGTCTAGCAAACAAGGTGCGCGTACAGGTGCGGATGATCGATTCCGAACAGTTCGATGATGAGCATCACCCGCTCGACATCCTTGAGGGTGTTCACGGTGTCCTGCTGCCGGGCGGCTTTGGTGAGCGCGGCGCCCATGGAAAGATGCGCGCCGCCGGTTTTGCTCGCGAGAAGAAAATCCCCTGTTTCGGCATCTGCTACGGCATGCAGCTCTCTGTGGTTGAGGCCGCCCGCCAGCTCGCCGACATCAAGGCTGCGTCCACAACCGAGTTTGGCCCGACCGACGAACCCGTGGTCGGCCTCATTGAGGAATGGACTAAGGACAATGAGAAAATTGTTCGCGACGAGAACACCGACAAGGGTGGCACAATGCGGCTCGGCGCCTATCCAGCGCTACTAGAGCCAGGCAGCAAGGTCGCAGAAATCTACGGCACGACGGAGATCTCAGAGCGTCACCGTCACCGCTATGAGGTGAACCGCGCGTATATCGACAGGATGCGTGCCGAGGGCGTTCGATTCTCTGGCATGTCGCCGGACGGCCTTCTGCCGGAGATCATCGAACTGGACGATCATCCCTGGTTTATCGGTGTCCAGTTTCACCCCGAACTGAAATCCCGGCCCTTTGAGCCGCACCCGCTTTTTGCTAGCTTCATCAAAGCTGCCAAAGTGCAGTCCCGTCTCGTCTGA
- the rpmF gene encoding 50S ribosomal protein L32: protein MAVPKRKTSPSKRNMRRAHDRLSTPTFIEDADSGELRRPHHIDLKTGMYRGRQIIEPQD from the coding sequence ATGGCAGTCCCAAAGAGAAAAACGTCGCCGTCCAAGCGCAACATGCGCCGCGCTCACGATCGTCTGTCGACGCCGACCTTTATCGAAGACGCTGATTCCGGCGAGCTTCGTCGTCCGCACCACATCGACCTAAAGACAGGTATGTATCGCGGTCGTCAGATCATCGAACCACAAGACTAA
- the eno gene encoding phosphopyruvate hydratase, whose product MSEIVDIYARQILDSRGNPTVEVDVTLEDGATGRAAVPSGASTGAYEAHELRDGGKEYGGKGVGQAVDAVNGEINDELVGIEATEQRLIDGLMIELDGTDNKKRLGANAILGVSMAVAKAAAESCGLPLYRYIGGSNARILPTPMMNIINGGEHANNPIDIQEFMIMPVAAESIAHAVQVGSEVFQSLKKLLHSEGHNTAVGDEGGFAPDLSSTEEAIAYIMKAIEKAGYTPGDEVALALDSASTEFYKDGKYVLAGENKTLDAEGMARYLEDLVDRYPIISIEDGMAEDDWDGWGVLTEAIGDKCQLVGDDLFVTNPERLAMGLERGAANSILVKVNQIGTLSETLDAVELAHRHAYTAVMSHRSGETEDYTIADLAVAVNCGQIKTGSLSRSDRLAKYNQLIRIEEELGAAALYAGRMLINA is encoded by the coding sequence ATGAGCGAAATCGTCGATATCTATGCCCGCCAGATCCTCGATAGCCGCGGCAATCCAACCGTTGAGGTCGATGTAACGCTCGAAGACGGCGCAACCGGCCGCGCCGCCGTTCCATCCGGTGCCTCGACAGGCGCCTATGAAGCGCACGAGCTTCGCGATGGCGGCAAGGAATATGGCGGCAAGGGCGTCGGCCAGGCGGTCGATGCCGTGAATGGCGAGATCAATGACGAACTGGTCGGCATCGAAGCAACCGAGCAGCGCCTGATTGACGGACTGATGATCGAGCTCGACGGCACGGACAACAAGAAGCGCCTCGGCGCGAACGCCATTCTCGGCGTCTCAATGGCCGTTGCAAAGGCAGCTGCCGAAAGCTGCGGCCTTCCGCTTTACCGCTATATCGGCGGCTCGAATGCGCGCATCCTGCCGACCCCGATGATGAACATCATCAATGGCGGTGAGCACGCGAACAATCCGATCGACATTCAGGAATTCATGATCATGCCGGTCGCGGCCGAAAGTATCGCACATGCGGTGCAGGTCGGCTCCGAGGTCTTCCAGTCGCTGAAGAAGCTGCTGCATTCGGAAGGTCACAACACCGCCGTTGGCGATGAGGGCGGCTTTGCGCCTGATCTTTCCTCCACCGAGGAAGCCATCGCGTATATTATGAAGGCCATCGAGAAGGCCGGCTATACGCCGGGCGACGAAGTGGCGCTTGCGCTCGATTCCGCCTCAACCGAGTTCTACAAGGACGGAAAGTACGTCCTCGCAGGTGAGAACAAGACGCTCGATGCCGAGGGCATGGCCCGCTACCTCGAAGATCTCGTCGACCGCTATCCGATCATCTCGATCGAGGACGGGATGGCAGAGGATGACTGGGATGGCTGGGGCGTCCTGACAGAAGCGATTGGTGACAAGTGCCAGCTGGTGGGCGACGATCTCTTCGTGACCAACCCGGAGCGTCTCGCCATGGGCCTCGAGCGCGGCGCGGCCAACTCGATCCTGGTCAAGGTCAACCAGATCGGCACGCTCTCTGAGACGCTTGACGCCGTCGAGCTGGCGCACCGCCATGCCTATACCGCTGTCATGTCTCACCGCTCAGGTGAGACCGAGGATTACACGATTGCTGACCTCGCCGTTGCGGTAAACTGTGGACAGATCAAGACAGGCTCTCTGTCGCGTTCTGACCGCCTCGCCAAGTACAATCAGCTGATCCGTATTGAGGAAGAGCTGGGTGCAGCGGCGCTCTATGCAGGCCGTATGCTCATCAACGCCTAA
- a CDS encoding FtsB family cell division protein, with protein MAPKYAAAGLTALIAYFAYHAFAGEQGLGSWTDLQQELSEKQAELDAIQAANDVLRRDIARLTPGRIDADLVELMAREDLDLVYRDEIIVINDTSGAAF; from the coding sequence ATGGCCCCGAAATATGCAGCTGCAGGTCTCACGGCGCTGATTGCCTATTTTGCGTACCATGCATTTGCTGGCGAGCAGGGCCTTGGCAGCTGGACCGATCTTCAACAGGAGCTGTCTGAAAAGCAGGCCGAACTTGATGCCATCCAGGCAGCCAATGACGTGCTGCGACGGGACATCGCACGGCTGACACCAGGCCGGATCGATGCCGATCTTGTCGAGCTCATGGCCCGCGAAGACCTCGACCTTGTCTACCGGGATGAGATAATTGTCATAAACGATACCTCCGGGGCTGCATTTTGA
- the pdhA gene encoding pyruvate dehydrogenase (acetyl-transferring) E1 component subunit alpha, whose translation MAKTPSRSKTSKSPPKLKRDEALKYYRDMLLIRRFEERAGQLYGMGKIAGFCHLYIGQEAVVTGMQACLKEGDQIVTGYRDHGHMLACDMDPKGVMAELTGRADGYSKGKGGSMHMFSREKNFFGGHGIVGAQVPIGTGLGFSNKYRCTDNICVTYFGDGAANQGQVYESFNMASLWDLPVVYVIENNQYAMGTSVARASAETELFKRGISFEIEGEEVDGMDVYAVKAAGEKAVKYARSGKGPYILEMKTYRYRGHSMSDPAKYRKREEVDDIRTHHDPIDGLKGHLLEQEIATEEELKELDKEIKELVKAAADFSLDSPEPNPEELWTDVLREVESA comes from the coding sequence ATGGCCAAGACGCCGTCCAGAAGCAAGACTTCCAAATCCCCGCCAAAGCTCAAGCGCGACGAAGCGCTGAAATACTATCGCGACATGCTGCTGATCCGCCGTTTCGAGGAACGGGCCGGTCAGCTTTATGGCATGGGCAAGATTGCCGGGTTCTGTCACCTCTATATTGGTCAGGAAGCTGTCGTGACCGGCATGCAGGCCTGCCTGAAAGAGGGTGACCAGATCGTTACCGGCTACCGCGACCACGGACATATGCTCGCCTGCGACATGGACCCAAAAGGTGTCATGGCAGAGCTGACCGGCCGGGCCGATGGCTATTCCAAGGGCAAGGGCGGCTCCATGCACATGTTCTCGCGGGAGAAGAATTTCTTCGGTGGACACGGCATTGTCGGCGCGCAGGTGCCTATCGGGACCGGTCTAGGCTTCTCCAACAAGTATCGCTGCACGGACAATATCTGCGTGACCTATTTCGGCGACGGCGCGGCCAATCAGGGTCAGGTCTATGAGAGCTTCAACATGGCGTCTCTCTGGGATCTGCCGGTCGTCTATGTGATCGAGAACAACCAGTACGCCATGGGCACGAGCGTTGCGCGCGCATCGGCGGAAACCGAGCTTTTCAAACGCGGTATCTCGTTCGAGATCGAGGGCGAGGAAGTTGACGGCATGGACGTCTACGCCGTGAAGGCGGCAGGCGAGAAGGCCGTCAAATATGCGCGGTCTGGCAAAGGGCCGTACATCCTCGAGATGAAGACCTATCGTTATCGCGGCCACTCCATGTCGGATCCGGCAAAGTACCGCAAGCGCGAAGAGGTGGACGACATCCGTACCCATCATGACCCGATTGACGGCCTCAAAGGCCACCTGCTTGAGCAGGAGATCGCAACCGAAGAAGAGCTGAAAGAACTCGACAAGGAGATCAAGGAACTGGTGAAGGCGGCAGCGGATTTCTCCCTCGATAGCCCCGAGCCGAACCCGGAAGAACTCTGGACCGATGTGTTGCGCGAAGTGGAGTCTGCCTGA